Sequence from the Polypterus senegalus isolate Bchr_013 chromosome 3, ASM1683550v1, whole genome shotgun sequence genome:
cacagtccaaagatgtgtaCAATATAAGTGAATCAGTGACTCCAAACACCCACAGAAATTTGGCACCATGTCCACTGATGATCTATGGctctttttccatggatgtttccCTTTTTCCTGCTGTAAACTGAGCAGTTATGATAAGTAAGTGGCATTACATGCCATGTTGTTTCtaatcttgtgcccagtgctaccagTATAGGTTCCAGGTCTCCAGAACCCTGTAGTAAAATGATGAATGTTAGGAACAGGGCAGTCAATTCAATTTGTACTTAGCTAATAATAAATAGAAACTGCATATCGTTGTTCATGGTGTAACACTGCAGGCTCAAATATAAGTTCAGATTGGAATGCTTTACCTCTAAACTACAATTTAATATTATGAATAACAGGTTTACATTCCTTTCCGTAGGCTGAGCTCCTGGCTGCTGTCTTACCTGCCATTTCCAGAAATTACTTGTTTAAATCTGACAGTTAATGAACACTCCTCTTTAATTCCCAATTCCAGTTTAGTGTTACTCAATAGAAAGGCATTTAGAATTAAACAAGGTCAATAATCAAgcaaaagtaaaagagaaaaatgcagtttttcatcAGAAGGCAATTTTAGAGTATTTCTAAATATCAGTGGGTGAGTCTAACAGAGAGAAGGCGGGAGCCTTAAAAACCTTAAAGAATAGCAAAATACCTTAAGATGTACAGTGGACTCGGACAGTATTgtactcagaccccttcagtcttttcacattttgctatgttgcagccatccatccatctattatccaacccgctatatcctaactacagggttacaggggtctgctggagccaatcccagccaatacagggcgcaaggcaggaaacaaaccccaggcagggcgccagtccaccacagggcataaacacacacacacacccaccaacacacactagggtcaatttaggatcgccaatgcacctaacttgcccttcagctaaaatcatttaaataattttcccCAAATTAAGTAACATTTAATAACACCCAGAATAACAAGGCAAAAgcaagattttagaaatgtttgcaaatttattaaatatcatagactgaaatatcacattgataccAGTATTCAGATCATTTGCTAGGACACTTGAAATCTGTCTCTGGGACATCACATTCTATTGATCatttttgagatgtttctacaccttgtttggagctGACCTGTGGTCACTTCAGTTGATTGTAAATAGTAAGCAAAGGCTCACACTTGTCTATTAAAGTctcaatgtgtatcagagcaaataCCAAGCCATGAGATTGAAGGATTTGCCTGCAGTGCTTACAGACCGGAtcgtgttgaggcacagatctggaaaaggctacaaaaagctcctGTAGCATTGATGGTTCCCAAGAGTACACTTGTCTTAATATTTCTTAAATGGAACAAGTCTGGAACAACGACAGCTTTTCCTAGAGATGGTCATCTGACAATCATGGGAGAAGGACCATGGTAAGAGAAataaccaagaacccaatggtcactctggctgagctccagagaacctgtgtggagaacAGACAAACGTCCAGAAAAACAGCCATCACAGACACATTCCACAGACTTGGGCTTTAAGGCAGTGTGGCCACGTGGAAGCCTCACCTCAGTAAAAAGACACTcaggctttttctttttcttcatcttttcccacctcTATGTTTGGTCAAAgtgcctgatcaaccttctccttAGAGGTTGGTCCAACACCTTCTCTCCATTCAGACCCTTTCCCTTCAAATCTTACATTCTCCAATCAACTCTACTTCAGCCTCCCTCACTTTCTATTTCCCTGttcttccatttccatcactcttttgtccacataCTCAttatctctcctcatcacatgcccataccacttcaacctactgtaattttctgtatttttaagatatttctcctacttttgttgtacctcttatTGTCTAATTGCTTATTCTGCCCTTTTTTATAACTCTACACATCTAACTTTTTCTTCTGTGCTCCTTtaactgcccatgtctcagctccattgGTCATGGGTGgccttaccactgtcttaaaaaccttacttttaaccttcaccttaattcttcgatcaaAATTCTTCTAATTACTTGATTCACACTACACTCTGAAAAGGACTATCAGACTTTGAGAAACAAGATTCCCTGGTCTGATGCAACCAAGATCAGCATCATgactgaaggaaaccaggcaccactcatcacctgaacaataccattccaacagtgaagcatggtgggggTAGGCTTCaggctgtggggttgtttttcagtggcagggactagagactagtcaggattgaGGGACACCTAAATGGAGAAAAGAACAACACATTCTGGACCCtaagaacaaagcaaagacaacaaaaTAGTGGCTTAGGCACAACTTTTAGAATTACCTTAAATTGCTCAGGCAGAGCCAGAgcttgaacccaattgaacataACTGGACTGACCTGAAAATAGTAGTCCATAGACCAgcggtctcaaactccagtcctggagggctgcagtggctgcaggttttcatctatccatccatccattatccaacccggtatatcctaactacagggtcacaggggtctgctggagccaatcccagccaacacagggtgcaaggcaggaaacaaaccccgggtagggcaccagcccactgcagggcgcacacacacacacaccaagcacacactagggacaatttagaatcaccaatgcacctaacctcattctaacctttttcttaattggtgacccatttttgctgctaattaactcattttccattcattttaatttacttttttttttaagatttgttcccctgaattgcttcatttcttttctttaatggcacctgaacagaaatgaaatgagaagtgagtgaggcaacagaagaccaactaagtcatggcctcaaattccaaccaatttcactccaaccagttacttaattaggcTCCGATTCTTGTTGCGAATTAAACCCgtcctttaattccatggcttgttgctgctctcattgtgtagtggcagacatttctgaaactgttgattttttcttttctaagagcattGATAGAATCTTttagggacctgagcagatcaacattcctgagaccttcacctttctttatttttcagatactgcatctcattattgttcggctgctaattaaggaaaaagaaacaattaaggggtttgagtcttcaagaacaagtcaattaaaattaattcaaataagttaattagctgcaaaaacatgtcactcattaagaaaagggttaaaatgaaaacctgtagccactgcggccctccaggaccggagtttgagactaTGCCACAGTCTCCATCCAGCTTAACAGCGTGACAGGATCTGCAGAGTAGAATGTCAGAAAATCCTGAAACCCTGGTGTGTGACGCTTGTGATGTTATACTTAAGAAGACTCCATGCTGTAATCACTGCCCAAGTGCTTAAACAAAGTACTGAATAAAGAGTGTGAATACAAAACTTTCTTTCCATTGTAGTTTTATGCACATTTATAGGTGTGTATAATGCATACACTAAAAACATCAGCACTGTGAGtttctcaaaaataattaaacttgtgtGTGTGCTCTACTGAAGTGAATAATAATTCTGCTGTACTTAAATGTAattcttgattctttttttttactttttcttttaaacatccACTTTCTGAaaccatttgtttttatttcagggggttacagagagacagagactatccaggcagcactgggagcaaggcaggaaccaaactctGGACCAAACACCAACCTATTGTTTTATCCAATACAAATTCTCATTCAAAGCCatgcagaaaaaattaaaacacacacagatatctTACACATTGTCAGCAGATGTAAGGTACAGGAATCAAAAGGAGGAAGCACGACTACAAATGAAGCTTGACCATCTTAACTTTAGATATCGAGTTGTAATGGCAAACCTCTACCAGGAAACAGCTACTATAATGAAAGAACATGAAAATCTGTTCTACCTAAGAGGTACAACTCACAAGGCCACAGTAGACAACACTATGAATGAAGTAAGGCGGATAAAAAAAGATCTAAACAACAGTGCTGACCTACTGGAGTATGACAGAGCATCCTCTCCTAAATCTGAGTACATGACGGGTCATCCTCGTGCATGGTCAGGATACAGTTTTAGATCAAGATTAAAACCCAATTCTCGGTCAAGTATGACAGAGCAAGCTAGCAGCTATTCAACAGCCAATGTCAGGCAACGGCCAAAATCCACAATCTCTCTACCAGGTAGATCAGCGATCAGCTGTCTGGAGGCTGACCTTCAGGTGCTCACATGCAAGCAGTTGCAAAGTATTGCCACTATAGATAATATTTCTAGGAAGGAAATGatcaagcaaaaagaaaatgaagaagaagaaaaaaggaagatgagATCAATGATGGAAAGCAGCTTAAATCAACGAATCGCAGACTTCCTAAGCAAATTAAAAAGTAGTGAGAGGAAAAGAGTTGAATCATAGGAGAAGACAAGCTGAACCTGTCCACCAATAGACTTGTTATGGCTACAACAAAGCGTAACTGCCATGTACTAGGAAGTGACAAATACATCTGTTAAGACATTCAATTATTCCTTGTGAATATGCTAAACCAATATTACATTTTAGAACATGCACTTAATAAATTATTCAtctgaacaattttataattttcaagTAATGTTTAATTTTCAAGAAGAGCTTGAAAATTCTAGTAATGTTATGCCATCCTTATTAACTAAAAACAGAAAACCCGGATTTAGTAGAGACAACAATACAGAATGGCACATGGTCattgtcattatttttctgttgttcttCTCCTGAAATACTAACATGTATGATAGTCATCTTATGCCCATAGCAGCTGTAATGCATAATATTTCCTACACAAAgacatttaatttttacaaacCTGATAGACaagggacctgggttcgcttcccgggtcctccctgcgtggagtttgcatgttttccccgtgtcttcgtgggtttcctcccacagtccaaagacatgccggttaggtggactggcgattctaaattggccctagtgtgtgggtgtgtttgtgtgtgtcctgtggtgggttggcaccctgcccaggattggttcctgccttgtgccctgtgttggctgggattggctccagcagacccccgtgaccctgtgttcggattcagcgggttggaaaatggatggatggatggatgatagacAAGGACTGTTTTTGCACCATTTTGAATATAATTTACAAATACTTTAATGACTGTGAACACCTTTATCTAATATTGTGATCATAAAAAGTATAGTAATGTTGGCTGGCTATGTTCACAACACTGTGGTCTCATAATGAGATATTTTAAACAGCATGTAGTTATGTTTAATTTCTTATATTCTATTTGTCATGGTGTCATATGATGAAACCAAGCTGTTTGAAGCTCATCTAAAAGTTCTCTAGGACCGAGACTCTTAGACAAACAGCAGCAAAATGCAAGACTCAGTCCTTATCTAAACACCTTCACACTTAAGGAGTTTAAGGCTACCAGAGAACCTAAAATAATGTCTTTAAACATTGATAGGAAACTGATAGGAACACAAAGAGGACATGGAAACTAAACTGCACAGAGACTGAAACCCAGCTGGTAACTAAATAGGAATCAAAGAGCTTTGGGCTGGCAATGCCAGGCACTGCTTTGCCACACCATATTTGATACAATACTGCATGTACAGTACCTCACTGGCAGTTAGACAGTGCAGTGACACAATGCAGAatactttaacattttttcaaattagcacaactttttttttaattttacatttttacttaacTATATTCATTTCTCATATTGTACTTTATGTGACTATAATGAACTAAACTTTGAATCCCCTATATTCTCTACTTTCTAATGCAATTCTAAGGATAGCTTCAGGCCCTCCAGTCTAAATATTCTCCACACTTATTGGGCATTTAGCACTTGAGGTGTCCAATCTCAACAGTCAAATAAAGAATGTCAGATGCCCTTCTGCTTACTTCTCTATTAAATAAAGAGACACCCCAATGTTTGCTTGCCTTCTTATTTGTGTCTTCATATTTCACATATGCTTTGGTTTTCAAACAATGTGCCTGTCACTTTGGCTTAAACGTATGgtgtatatattgtatttctTAGCTCAAAATGTTTTGCACTAAATTGTAAAGCAATGAATGTTGGTGGCACTTAACAATAAATGTAtaagttatatttaaattaagtttcactttggttttcctttagtttttacAAATTACACTGTCTAATAAAAATATTAGACACaattttgttcaaaacaaaacaaaaattaattttttttaacatttataagaatatttttgtatttgtaaagtCATTACTCAtagaaaggtgcaatataaaggCAGACTAACTGaatttttatattagtttatttaattgattcaccatagtatgtatgtattcaaatattttatacaaattgAATTTGTAGTTAGATATAACAGATGGATTCAGCTTATTTTCATTGCTATCTTTATCTTTGTTCAATGAAGAAGATAACATCAGTTGtcttttccaaaaacaaaaaaataatcttatgttaaattcacaaaagaaaaagagtttaaattaaattttaaaaattttacaaaattattgtaaacaacttttattttcagtcattCCTTAAATTACATCTAATATATCAGTAATGTTAAGCTTTGGTCAAATAAATGTGTGATTATAAATGACCTGGCCGTAGTAGCAGCAGCATCGACACTTTCAGTTTTCAAGGCCCACTTTTATTCCATTCTTTCAGCATTAAATCTTTATTACTTTCATTTGTCCTTTTCCCTTAAGTACTGacctaaaacagaaaaataaaaattaaactgagGTACTGAAAATTTCAGAATATCTCAAAACAAACAAGCAATGAAACACTAAATGACAAAATTCACTGTAACGTAATTATTCTTTGGtagtaatattaacaaaaaccAAATGTGCGAAAATGAGGGTGGGTATATTTAACATTAACAATGTAGCActtcttaaactttatttttcagtGAACATGAAATTAcgaaaaaaaacctgcagggtTTTACCAGCTCAATGTAAATTCCATGAAGTAATCTGTCCACTACATGCATTGATACACCTGGTTAGCCAACGCAAAGCTGgaatgtttatccatccatccatctatctatccattatccaacccactatatcctaactacagggtcacgggggtctgctggagccaatcctagccaacacaggggcaaggcaggaaacaaaccctgggcagggcgccagcccaccgcagtgtaatGTTTACATAAGGATTACTCTCCTGCAACTGAATAAACGTTCTGAAATTAAGCAACTGAAAGTAACTGAAAGTAAAGATGTGCAGAATACTCTGTTTATCGTATGGTTTTCTGAAGCACCTATCTAGCATATTGCTATTACATAAATTAGGTGGACATTCAAAATTAACAGAGCTTCTCCACATTTGTGTGTGTAAAACACCACATTCTATCCATCCCCCTACAGTATTTTCTAAAATTGCTGTTTCCATTACAGGACAAGTGTACTCAAGCCCACACCAAAGTTTTCTTATGCCACTCCACTTTAGTGGTACCAATCAATGTAATATGTGTGTTTTTGGGAGGGCAGAGGTCATGTTATTATTGAAGCGCCAAGGAAACTCATGCAGTCTCCACACAGGAATTAGATCAAACATTGGGCGAGTAAGTCAGAAGCATTAAGCAACGTTTGTCAGCTCATTTCACTATTACATGTCTGTTTATGCCAACCTCATGGGACTATCTGCTGGGCTAGCGGTCCATAAAacagcacacaaaaaaaaaaatcctcagagCCAAATGAACATCCTATTGTTgcaaagatttatattttttacaacattttaaaatgttttttaagaatGTCTTTCATGAAGAATACATTCATAAAACTAACTGTAAAAGACTAAGACCAATattaaacataaacacaaaaagaaaggaTTCAATATTAGTGCAGTCACAGTAAATAGAACCAACTGTAACTTTTAAAGAAATGCTAAAAGACcaaaacaaaggcaaaatgtaCACTAAATTTAAATATTGAAACAACAGGACTCATCCactagggagaacatgcaggtgtTTCAGATGCCAGATTTTTATCTTGTGCTTTATGTTTGAGATGATTTAAAATAATTGACATATTTCATAGCATTTTGTTTCTTACCTAACTTTTCAACTGCTTCAACACACACACTTGGATACATGTCTTCATTATATGTTGCAACTAAAATATACATTCCAGTTTTAACAAGTATCAAGCCACcttctttctattaaataaaacataattattagaaaattaactaattttgtttgaaatatcatgtacaaaataatattatGGTCTCAGTTTTACAAAATccttttttatactgtttttgctctttttacaATGAAAATGCTGTCATTATTCACAAGGCAATTAAATCTCTTcataaaaaagggaaagggaaagAAAACTAACAGTTTACGTTTCAATGCAATCAATAGATGAATCTATGCCAATACTTCATGCACTGCATCTCAGGACTTTAAACTGAACAAATATCATAGAAGTATACAGTAGAGCGTCAGAGAACAAGTACagtgcaaaataaagaaaaaaaaactcaaataaaaaggtcaaaaaatgtatttgattaaAACGAAAGTTTCAAAGTACTTACACACTTGCCATATATTGAATGCTTATCTGCTCTTACACATGTGTAGTTTCTGTCCTGGAAATACAGACCTTCTTGCCTGGTGTGTGGCGTGCGTTTAAAAGCCTCTATAAATTTCTGGATTTGAGGCATTTGCATCTAAGAGGGTTAAAGTGAAAAACAACAcagtttattaaatataataattttcattCCAGTCCTGAAACTGAGACAAGAAACTAGAAACTGCAAGGGACTATGAATAAGATCAGGcagtttattataaaatgaataattaaaacacagtATAAAAGTAAATGTTACAGCGTGTGGAAaggaaatacatttaattaaaggtttttaaacatctcatatataaaatatacatttaacagCATGATTAATGTTTAATTTGAACAATTCACCAAATTGTCAATTTTCTaaacaataattttgtttattaaagctTGTGAACaaattgaatatactgtactacAAATACTAATGACAAATGCCGGTGACCAAACAGTTATATAGTTTTGTATTGTTTCTTTACACCACAGAATGTACGTCATATCCTAGACGATATCAGATCTGTGGCTCAGCTCTAAGTGCAGGTGCTCGCTGTGACTGAATGGGCCCTCTGACAGGCTGCCCAGTCCATGAGATGCTTTCCTGCCTTCCACCTAATGGTGCCATCATAGGCTCTGGCACCCTTTTAcctaaacatttaattaaattagttttgaaaatggatggttggttgTTTTCTGTCTAACTGTCCATGTACTGTCTTTGTTAAGAAAGATTTATTTTGGTTAATTGTGTGTAGTATACATAATATAATTGATTTATGTAAGAATAGTATTTATTTCCACatataatgtataaaaactactTTCACTGCTGTACAGTTAATTCAAAATCCCTCACTTTCTACTTATTGCTATTTGGATGTCTGACTATCAGCTATTTTCAATAAAGTCCTTCCATAACTATAGTTCTACATGGACGTAAAATGAACTGATTGTGAAATCCCATGAATACATCATCACTGTCATCAAATAACTTTGTGATTCTTTTAACAGATGTACAGCACAAAGGGAAGGGAGTAACACAAGGTACACACAAAACTGACACTTGCTTTCTACATGCCATACCAAGCACATGGCTCTcttgtaattaattttgaaagTCAGATTGTCACCAAAATAAAAGGAGACATTTATGCATAAAGTTGCCACATTAAACAGACAACTAATATGCAATAAGGTATATATTATGTgtgaaaaaactgaaacattcCCCTGAGTTAAAATGTTTACACagtataacatttatttttcatgttaaattCTATAGTACACCATACTTTGGCAAACCAAATGGAGTGAATGCCACTCTAAGCACAGGAATCTGTCTATCATAAAGCAGAGTGGAATACCCAACATTAAGTGATTTCAGCATTTAAAGTTTGGTTACTTATaaagtgtttgtgttttatacatacagtatagtatataatGGAAAGTGTGGCCTGCACAGGGCACTACTGCCATCCAGAcgtgacacagacagacgcaggacacaagttcagcacacacagttttttatttttttcccctgggaaacgccttcccctatttcccacctgcacagcacagtttAAGCACAAGAACACAATAGCACACTTTTCTTCTTTCCTCCTctattctcttttctctctctctctctctctcagtccatctcatcctgactctggctcccgcaGTAGTGACAGCTGCCACCTTTTACAGAacgcccggaagtgctccaggtgttccatgaccttcttctggctgcacttccaggtgtagcAGAAGTGCAGCAACCAAGAGCTCAGCATGTACCTgcaacaccccctggtggcacccacaaatCCCAAAATGGCTGTTCTAAAACatcaactcccatggagccctgtgtgAGTCCAAGGCATTGCTGCagtccaggggggctgccatctagcactccagggaagataatgccctgagcacattctctcccccagtccttccactatataggcatcctggctgggcaaagggctccggccatccaccacaagaGATTTAACACACGCCATACATATGGAtgacatattgtttgtttttttgtaaaatagtGAAGAgagtttgaattattttttaattagaataGATGAAGGATGAGAAAGTGCTCTTCTACTAACCTCTACAGACATATTACAGTATGATTAAGCCCTGCTGATCCTTCCCATGTTACTGTACATTTCTTAATACAAATGTGATTTTGACCATATTTTCTTATGAAACAGAAATTGCATTCACATATAGCATATATTAAGCACAgtgtacacaaagttttttcaGAGCTAGCAGAAAGACGGAttgaaaaaatagtaaatacCGGTGGCAACAAACACAATTTTCTCTATCTGCTGAGATTCTAAACTCTAAAGACAAAAAAGTCTGGACAGAGGTAATGTTTAAGAAtgtagagaaaaaacaaaacaatgttagCACATGCTGAAGCCCTGCACACTTCATGGACAGCCCACGGCTACTGTAGCACACCTAAGGTACGGTGCAGAAGAGAGTTATTATGGCTTGGGGCTTGACGAATGCACTGCCGCTGCCCACGTTCATGTGCTGGCACTTCCATTGTGTGTAAGAAGCATTTAAGACTTTCTTCCTCTGTGAATATCTGTATAATTGATAATGGCATTGATGGGTTCTTGTAACTAAGAAAAGATTAAACCAGTGTGGTATTGTTCTGTTTAGTTtaaagctcttcacttgtgatgatcaattttgtagccTTCTCTTATAtgtggctttaggcgttatcatggtgttgaaacagcactcctgaaagtgttcaacgacatctctcttattactgattCAAGTGATGCGGTAGTCCTTgccctccttgacctgtccgctgcctttgacaccactgaccatgaaatattgcttatgcggcttgaacatcttgttgggcttaaggGGGCttctcttaactggttcaggtcatatctaactggtagacacttttcagtgacttttaattcctctttttcatctacttctcctcttaaatatggtgttcctcagggatccattttgggtcctattttattttctgtataccttcaccctattggagcgatttttagaaaatttaacatttcttttcactgctatgctgatgatactcaggtttatattcctgtctgcaactctgcaataaatcaactccacaactgtctgtctgaactaagatcctggatggctaataattttcttgatctaaatcaaaataaaacggaggtgcttatagtgggtccaccaggtaaagcccaaattggtcttggacttctcggctctttctctgtcttctccaaacctcaagtccgcaatcttggtgttatctttgacagtaacctctcttttgagaaacaagtaaattctgtagtcaagagttgctttttccaacttcatctattaggtaagataaagccttgtttatcttctagggatcttgagaaagctacttatgcttttattttttcttgccttgattactgcaactcgctgtattctgggattaacaaatctctgatatgcaggttacagctggtccaaaatgctgccgctcgctttctggttggggcaagaaagtatgactctgtttctcctattttagcttctttacactggctgcctgtcagtttttgaattgattttaaaatcttgctgctagtttttaaatctttatactgtatggtcttactcctgcctatttatctgaactgtgtgttttacaccagccatccagagtgcttggttcttctggtcagttgtctcttgttgtccctcgtaccaagtgtaaaactaagggggacagggtcTTTGCAGCTCCTGCTCCTCGCCTgtgaactctttacctcatcatataaaggagtcgtctacaattgaacagttcgaaacaagattaaaaactcacttcttttcacttgcattccgtgaccttcagtaatactgacgGTTTCCTCTTTgttattattaaacattatttctatttattatgtatcttattttatattcatatattttatttctatttatgtttttatgttaaattgttttgtttttctt
This genomic interval carries:
- the LOC120526893 gene encoding uncharacterized protein LOC120526893; translation: MQKKLKHTQISYTLSADVRYRNQKEEARLQMKLDHLNFRYRVVMANLYQETATIMKEHENLFYLRGTTHKATVDNTMNEVRRIKKDLNNSADLLEYDRASSPKSEYMTGHPRAWSGYSFRSRLKPNSRSSMTEQASSYSTANVRQRPKSTISLPGRSAISCLEADLQVLTCKQLQSIATIDNISRKEMIKQKENEEEEKRKMRSMMESSLNQRIADFLSKLKSSERKRVES
- the pfn4 gene encoding profilin-4 isoform X2; this encodes MNQLPNLINECLINTKHVENAAIINFKLATVVAASSRFNMQMPQIQKFIEAFKRTPHTRQEGLYFQDRNYTCVRADKHSIYGKCKEGGLILVKTGMYILVATYNEDMYPSVCVEAVEKLGQYLREKDK
- the pfn4 gene encoding profilin-4 isoform X1 produces the protein MKPCVKMNQLPNLINECLINTKHVENAAIINFKLATVVAASSRFNMQMPQIQKFIEAFKRTPHTRQEGLYFQDRNYTCVRADKHSIYGKCKEGGLILVKTGMYILVATYNEDMYPSVCVEAVEKLGQYLREKDK
- the pfn4 gene encoding profilin-4 isoform X3 gives rise to the protein MKPCVKMNQLPNLINECLINTKHVENAAIINFKLATVVAASSRFNMQMPQIQKFIEAFKRTPHTRQEGLYFQDRNYTCVRADKHSIYGKCLQHIMKTCIQVCVLKQLKS